The DNA window TAAGGGATGCGGCTGTGCGAAGTGGGCTGGACGCCAGCTTTCCCGGGTTGGACTTGTTAAATGCGCCACTTGGGCTTTTTGGCAAGCGTGTGGCGGAACCCGAAAAGCGTCTGCTCAGCAAGGGCGACAGGGTGGAAATCTACAGGCCCTTGCTGGCCGATCCGAAGGAAGTGCGGAAACTGAGGGCGGCCAGGGCAAAAGAGCGCGCTGGCCAATCCTGATCAGGGGGTGTCGAGCGGTTCGGGAGTCGCCACTGGAGCGGCTTTGGCGGCGTCGACTTCCCGTTGGATGT is part of the Pseudomonas sp. ABC1 genome and encodes:
- a CDS encoding RnfH family protein, producing the protein MAEPGIEVEVVYALADQQRLVSIRLPEGASVRDAAVRSGLDASFPGLDLLNAPLGLFGKRVAEPEKRLLSKGDRVEIYRPLLADPKEVRKLRAARAKERAGQS